The Candidatus Zymogenus saltonus genomic interval AGTAGATGCTATAAATCTGAAAGCGAGACGCGCCGCCGAAACTGGTGAGTTCTTTATAGAAGTCTATTTATTAAGCACAACATGATAAGTAAATATTTTTATTCATAGAACAAGTTGATACTAAAAGTAATTGCTATTCATTCCGCGTTTATGAACTGTTGCTTCGTTTATGCGTTGAAGTCGATATAAAATGAAAAGGGATTCGGCCTATTTCCCTGAACCTGAGGCCGATCCCGGTGTTTAATACAACCTTAATCAAGGGAGGCTTATTATGCATCTTATAGGCGAGCAAGGAGTTGGGATATTCCTGTTCGTGATGCTGGCATTCCAGGGCGGGACTATGATGGTCTTTGCCAGGAGATTTCTCCAGGTCAAGCCCGAAGGACGAGGTATAGTAATCGTAGAAAACTATTTCAACACGACCATACTCATCTTATTTATCCCCCTGATTGCCGTTTCCCTGATCATAGGCCGGTATCAAGCCCTGGACCTGACTCACCTGGTTATAACCACACCCTGGCTGATCTACGGGCTGGAGGCCGTCGGCATTGCCCTGATAATCTGCGGCACCGCGATGATCGTGCTCGGCTTCATTGCCCTGGGCACAACCTTTCAGCCCGGCGGCTTCGCTCCACGCCCCAATGACCCGCTGGTTACCTCGGGTATATACTCCTGGGTGAGACACCCGCTGAATGTCGGTGTCTTATCCGTATTGCTGGGCCTCGCGCTTTTAGTACAGTCCCTTTTCGTACTTATCCTGTTTATCGTCTACTTCATACTGGTCCTGCGCGTGATCTCGATAGAGGAAAGCCATCTGTCCGAGACGTTTGGTGAGGCGTACCTCTCCTACAGCCGGAGGGTCAGGCGGCTGGTTCCGTTTATCTATTGACGCCGTAACGAGGCCCGGCCCCTTATATATTACAGGGGCCGGTGCCGCTTTTTTTCAATAAAAACCGTTATCGCCGCCGGGGGCGGCCCGGGGGGGGTCGGTCGACCTGCCCTCACCCGCGGCGGCGGCCGTTAAAGCACGGGCGATGCGGCCCTATAGTCCTATTGCTCGCCCCATCGCCCGCGTCATCGCTTGCTTCAACGCTATATATTTTCGGCCGCCGGCCTAAACCAGGAGCCTCACCGTGGCGACGGTGCCGGTAAACGGCACTAACACGCCCTTCGAGTCGACCTTCAGTTGTTCTATGTCCCGCTCCCGGGCGTCTGCGAGAAACGCCTTTTTGATCTTTTTGTCCTTAAGGGAAATCTTCACCCTGTCGGGCCCGAACGATTGGAGCCTCACGATAAGGCCTTCGCCCCGATGGGCCCGCTTTAGGGCCACCACCGTTACATCCTCACTGTCGAGATCAACCGCTACGCCGATCGCGTCCGGAATTTCCTCTTCCTTAGGATCAATGCGGGCGTCTTTAATGATGTCGGCGGCCACAGAGAAGAGCCTGTTTTCCCTCCAGTCCCCCTTTCTGGTAAAGCCGGCCGCGAAATTGAAGGAGTGCTCGGAGCCAGCAAGGCCGTAGGCTGGAAAGGCGGTGGGTATCGGGAAGATACGGTAAGCGCGCTCCATCGGGGCGTTCCTTATGGCGACGCACTCCAGAGCCCCGTTGGCGGTACCGCTTACGCTGACGGGGCCTCCCATAAAGAGGGCAAAACCCCTCTTCGTTTTTGGATCTGTGATGTGGGCGAAACCGGCCCCGGCCCAGTAGGTCGGATTATAGATTTTTATTAGGGGCCTTTGGACAACGCCCCCCGGCACATCCATGTAGATGGAATGCGGGAACAGCCGGGATGAAAAACGGCAGGTGATGGTCTTCCACCTGCGGGCCGAGCCGGTAAGCCTCATGCGAACGAAGGGCGAATCGGAGCTGAACCACATCTCCTTTTTCATCGCCCTGCCGTCGAGCGTAAATTCGGATGTGACATGGAGGTATCCGTTCTGGTTTTCCATATCCAACTTGGCGGGCCTTCCCGACATGCACTCCGTCATGAAAAACTGTCCGCCGGCAAACTCATGGCCCATGCGCCACAGACCCCCCGAATCCTTGTAGAGGATTACGTCTCCGGCGAGGCCTGTGAGTAGCTCTTCGCCCGTCTTCGGATCCCGCCAGCCGTCGACGCACCCCCCCAATTTCTCCGAGAGGGTGATAATATAATGTTTGTTTTCAATCCTGATCTTGCCGTTGGAGGCGGTGACCTTGGGCGGTTTTACAGGGGATTCGGCGGCAGCCGGGGCCGTATGCAGGGCCTTTGCCTCTTTCTTAACCCGGTCTATCGTCTTCTGCGCCTCCACAAGCCAGGGTCTCTGCTCCTTTTTCCAGACACGGTCGGGGGAGGTGCCGGTGATGAAGTCGTGGTGATTTGCAACAACCACCGTCTCCCAGACGGGGGCCAGCTCGCGTAGCAGGTCTGAGGCCTGCTTTTCATCTTTCGCCAGGGCGAGCGCGCTCTCTATTCTCAACAGATCATCGACGATCTTTTTGCACCTCTGTTTCACGTCCGGGCGGGCGGAATAGAAACCGGTCCAGTAGGGGTTGAAATCGATCTCCAACTCCGGCAGTTTGTCTATATGGCACGATACCAGGTCGAAGTAATCGTCCATCCCCGCGTTCAACACGTATATGCCCGATTCGGGATAGACCTCCCGGTTGTATTTGTCCAACAAGGAGAGAAGGCCGGGGACAGGCCCGTTGAAGTCAAGACCCATGGGACATAGCATATACGGAGTCTTTGCCAACGGGGCGAGGTCTTTTACATAGGATTCTATCTTTTTCGCCACCTTCTTGATGGACCTTGCCCGAAAGCCGAAGGTCACGCCCATCATCCTCACCGGCGCCGCCGCGGCGATGGTGTCGCCCTGCCCGTATGTGTAGGGATTCCAGTGACAAAGGAGCTTGGAGCCGTCCGGCCCCCGCCAGACGAAATCGTCGGTTTTGAGATCGCGCCTCAACAGTTCGGCTGATGACCCCGGACGGGGAAACAAGCGGGGGTCCGCGTAGTCCGTGCCCGGGTAAAAGCACCCGTCGATCCTGGACAACGCCGTATAAGCATAACCGAGGGCATTGAGCACCGTCGGAAGGGTCGGGACAACCCCAAAATTGTCCGGCAGGTAGGCAAGCCGGGACTCCTGATTCATGCCGTTTTCCCTGAGCCACTCCTGGCCGATCAGGTAATCCCGGATGATCGCCTCGAGGCCCGGAACGCAGGTATCGGGGGTTCCCGTGCTGCTGCCGGTTAGGCGAAACCTCCTTTCGTTTACGAGCCTTCGCACCGACTCCCTCCGTTTCGGCCTGCGCTCCCAGTACATTTTCAGGAAAAATATGCATTCTATGCCGAAGATTCTCCTCGGATCGGCCTCACACTCCTTAACGGCTTGGTCGAGCAATCTCCTGATTCTCAGCTTATAATATTCCTTGGATGTAAACATCCAGTTCGGGTCCCAGTGGCTGGACTCACTAAAAAGCAAAACCCTTTTGGCATCATCGGGGATTTCAAGCTTTTTCCTGAGTGTAATTTCACGTTCAGAACTAGTCATAGAGACTTCCTCCAAAAAGGTAATTTAGAGTGGATTTTAGTAGAAGAAGTACAAAAGGTCAAGGACAAACGCTTACTTCAATTCACGACGTCGGCCGCAAATTAATTTTCCACCCCCGATTTGCCCTCGAAAACAAGTCCCCGTAATAGATTAGAGCTGGCAGCATAGCCTCACCGAATCTATTTTTACAAAATTTCTACAATTTAATATTGGAAAATGATCCATTAAATGTTATATTTTTGATATAATTATTATACATTTATAATATCTTTGGGGACGGCCGCTTTTCTGTTTTTCAATATTACATGCCGTGAGAGCGAAACCGGGGGTCTTAACTTGATGAGGGCCGAGGATTGAAGACTAATCGTCAAGCGCCCAATCGGGAAAAAGAACCGATTCTCAAGATAGATAGAAGCTATATGTCTTTTTTATATTAACAGTAGAACTCCCGTCTTAATTTACTATATATAGCTATCGCATTTTTAAGGATTTGATATGACCGAAAAGAGCGTTGCCAATGTAGTAATCAGGGTCACCCTTGACGCTACGGAAGATGTTATGGGGAAAAACGGGATGAAAGCCCTGATGAACTATGCGGGCATGTCCCACCTTTTCGAAAACATGCCCGATTATTCCCCTGAGAAGGGCTTTACCGATGACGATCTAAAGGCCATCGACCAGAGTTTCCTGAAGATCCTCGGAATCTCGGGAACCATGGCTCTGTATCGTGTCATCGGCAGGGCGGCCGGCAGGTACCCCTTGGAGCTGGGGATCTTCGATGGATTTCAGAGCCTGCCGACCGATGAAAAGCTTCTTAAAGTCATAGAACAGATACCCATATTTACGGGGAGGGGAACTGTATTTGTAGAGGGAGATACCATCGTATACGATAATCCCCTGTGTGCCTTTTGCGAGGGACAGGAGTCCACGAAACCGATTTGCAGCTTCGTAAGCGGCCTGATGGACGAATTCATCGCCTGGTCGGGCAAGAAAGATTGGCGAGCAGTGGAGACCCGGTGCAAGGCCATGGGCTCCGATTCGTGCAGATACGAGATTTTGCCAAAGGAGTAGGTTTTGGGCGATACTAGTTTGTGTAACCCCTATTACAGACCCAGTGATGTTAATTCTCTATATTATATTTCTACATATTACATACTCATGAAAGCAGCGTCTATTCTAAATTTGGGAAATAATCACATTAAAGAGAGGATAAAAGCATAGAAAACAAACGGTTGAAAAATAGCAAAAAATGTATTAATAGTAAAGGTAATAACTTCAAGTCATTTTAAGAATTTGATTTAATTAAAATATTTTCTGGAGATTATCCATATGGACATTTCGTATATTAAAAAGCTTAACCTATTTCAAGACTTAAACGACAAAGAGCTTGATACCGTCTCCAAATTGCTAATGATCGAAAATTATCCCAAAGACCATGTCCTATTCCGGAGAGGTGACAGGGGCGACAAGCTGTATATTATATCAAAGGGGGCGGTAAGGATAAGCCTTGAGATAGAAAACAAAAAGGAAGAGGCCCTGGCTGTCCTTAACGCGGGCGAGCATTTCGGCGAGATGGCCCTCGTCGACGACGCCCCGAGATCGGCGGATGTGATCATCCACGAAGACGCCGAACTGCTTGTTCTCTCAAAGGAAAACTTTAAGGAAATATCCCTGAATCACAGAGACATCGCCTATAAGATGTTCTGGGTGTTGCTAAAGACTATCTCCAGCCGGCTGAGGAATTCCATAAACCAGACGGAAGCCTTAATACATATCTGCATGATCTGCTGACGGGCGTTCAAGCCCCGCCCTGCCATCCCCAACGAAAAGCCCTATAAAAAAGCCCAACACTTGACGGTCCAAATAGGCATTATTTTGGAAAGGAATAGGTGCGTAAAGGTCTAAAAAACATATAACCAAACAGGACGCTCACTCTCGAACCTTCGGCAAGGCTTACGTTACGTATTGAATCCCCTGATCGGCCAATCAAAAGTATTCTTGTGTTAGGTGCAAAAATGTATTGCATATTTTAAAAATGTAAATAAAAAAATCTTGCCAAGCCGATATTTTTTGTTCAAACCTGTAAAAAACCAACCATTTGTTACTAATCCCTCAGCCAAATATCCCCCCTTGAAACCGTTCTTTGGTACATAAATTGCGTTAAATATTAATCAAGGGAAGATAAAAACTAATTTATTAATAGCGGCAAGATACTCAAGGAATTTTTGTTATGGATAAGACGGTAAATAATTCAGACCTAAGGCCATTTACGGATCACCGAATGATTGATCTGCAATACCAAGCGGTTGAACACGAGATTTCTGAACCCTACAACGTCGAAGAGATAAAGGCCTTTTTGAGATTGGAATCTTTAAATCCGCCAAGGATGAAAGACATACATAAAAATGAAGGCTCCCCAAGCCCTATCGAATCTTCTGGACGGATGAGGGAAGACACAAAAGTCCAAATCCAGATACCGGAGCCTGATATGAATAGGAACGGCCTTAGTATCGTTAAAGGATTTCAGACACGAAAAGGCGTAGTGAGTCATAATGGTGTTTCAGAAGAGTGTATTCAATTCAGAGAGGCGCTTTCCAATCCAATCTCATGGATCGACGTTTTCCTGACCATTGCCGCCGGGTTGTTGATCGGATTTATTTTGTTCGGGGCCTTTCTATAATAGATGCGAGGGATTCAGCAAATAGTTCCAATCAAAACTGTTGTTTCCAGAGGTTGTCGCGACATCGAAACATATTATTGAAATAAAGTTCATCCGGGGGAAATATATATTTTTTCAGGAAATAAAGGGAGAACCAAAGAGGCTTTTCCCTCGGATTTTTAACTAATTGTTCAACCCCGTTTTTTAAATTATGGAGGGGAAACCATGAATTCAATATGGTGTTTATGGGTCAACGCCGCCGTCATATTCGTATATCTTGTTATAGCGGTTGGAATAACCGTATTGAGGTTGTCCGAGAAGCAGTTCTTTTGCTCGATTAAAACAAACACACTCTCAACTATATTTTCGTGCCGCGTGCGTATTTGTCCTAACAAAGATCATCCAACTAAGGGGGCCGTTTAGGAGCAAATTAGGTTTTCAATAATCGGTTCCGGTCGTACGTGAAAGAAAGCGGCTATATCAATTGTTCAATCACGCAATTGTTCAATCATGCGATTCCACAATCCCTCGATCCCGCCGTTTTCAATCCTAAAAAGGCGCACCGATAAGCCGGATTCTCCAACCGCTTCATGGATTTTGTCTATTCATGAATCTTTAGGATCATCACGATGAGTCCCTGCCTCCCTACCCGCTCGATTTTTTTCCATCTTTGATGCAACACGAGGGCCCCGCCAATGCAAATGCTGAAAGGAAATTGGATATAAAGCCGAATGCCTCTCACATTTAGTGCAAACTCATTCGTCTATACTCTTTACTTTAAGTACCCTGGTAACCGCCAGGTAGACCACTCCCCCCAACAAAGCGGTCACAATCTGGGGCCATGAGAAAGCGAAATACAACGCCCCCACGAGCTTTGCCGGAAGGCTGGTCATCTTCAAGAAAATCGCAACGGATGCAAAGAGAAATGAGAACTTGAGTATCGCCCCTACGCCTATCCCATAAATCCTCCTCTTCAATAAATAGAAGACGAGTACCAGGATAAAATTTCCGATCCCGATAAACGGCAAGAACGGAATTGGAACTGGAGCTCCGGTCAGTACCGCCGTGAACGGTGTGACGAAGGCTATTACGGAGGCGCCCTTGATCCCGGCGTATTCAACGGAGATGAGCAGGCAGGCGTTCACAAGGGTCCCCACAATGAACATATTCATGGGCCCCAGAAACGAGGTGAAATACCTGCCCGCTATCTGTATCGCCGCGGTCAGGGCGAGCAGAATGGCGGTCCTTGCAATAACTTTGGTTCCTTTTTCCAACATTTAACTTACCTCTTCCTTTCTGAAGGCAAACGGAAATAAGAGTCGGGGTTTCCTCTTTTAGCCCCCGCCTTCAAATACCGATTAACATCAGATTAACATCTATATCCAGCGTCTTAGAAATATCCTTTTATCTTTGGCCGATCTCGCCCGCTTGTTAAATGCCCTTGAGATCCCCCCATTCAATGCCCAAACCGCTTTTGCCGCTTACAGGTGAAAGGCCAAGCCCCGTCAACAATACAGCACAGATCCGCCGCCCGCCGTTCGGACGGGATTTGTTATACCGTTTGTCTATTATATATGGGGGGCTATTCCCTAACGCCTTTTCGTGGAATGTGAATCGTAAACTCCGTGCCTGTAGGGCCGCTCTCTTTATCTGCGTTGGACTTGACGGTTATCCTGCCCCTGTGCATCTTTATAATTCCGTGGCTTACCGAAAGTCCCAGTCCTGTTCCCTTTCCTATCTGCTTTGTCGTGTAGAAAGGCTCGAAAATTTTGCCAACCTTGTCGGCTTCAATCCCGACACCGGTGTCCTTGATAGCCAGCCGAACATCGTTTTCATCGCCTTCAACCGACACGGTCAGTTTTCCCCCCTCCGGCATAGCATCCACCGCGTTACTTACTATATTTGTTATCAGCTGGACAATCTGGTCGTCGTCCACCTCGGCTACGGGGTCGTCGCAGTTGCACTCAACACTCGCTTCTATGTTATCCGGAAAATCCGTCAATTCCAGGCAGTGAGCGGCTATCTCATATAGATTTTCCGGTTTCAAGAGAACCTTGTTCTTTCTGGCAAATTGGAGAAGATCAGATACGATCTTCTTGCAGCGATCGGCCTGCTCCACTATTATTCGAGAGTCTTCACGGACACCTTCGTCCGGCGCCTCGTCTTGAAGTAAATGAGCATACATAAGGACGACGCCCAGCGGGTTGTTGATTTCATGGGCGATACCGGCGGCAAGCTGGCCCAGGCTCGCCAGCTTCTCCGCTTCCACCAACGCCTTTTCGCTTCTGCGCAGATCTTCGTTCGCCTTTTCGATCTTTTCGCTCAACAACATAACGACAATGCCGATAATGATGAACATAAATGCCCGAAAATAGTCGTTTATGTCGGAGACATAATCCCTCAGGAAAATATTGCTGAATATCAGAAACAACGACAAGAAAAGCGCTACGATCAGACCCCGTCTTTTCCACCAATAGGCCGATAAAATTATTGGAATGTAAAATAAGTGTGTGAATACGGTTCCCGTGTTAAGTACCTTATGAAAATAGAACGTGATCAAGCATAAAATGATCAAAACCACCACTATAAATAGAATTTTTATTCTTTCTCGTTTCATAACAAAAAAATCCGCTGGTTAAAGTTGAGGATATTTTGTAAGGGTGACCTCCTCCGATATAATTTACCTATACAAGATAGAACCGCTTCAA includes:
- a CDS encoding ECF transporter S component, giving the protein MLEKGTKVIARTAILLALTAAIQIAGRYFTSFLGPMNMFIVGTLVNACLLISVEYAGIKGASVIAFVTPFTAVLTGAPVPIPFLPFIGIGNFILVLVFYLLKRRIYGIGVGAILKFSFLFASVAIFLKMTSLPAKLVGALYFAFSWPQIVTALLGGVVYLAVTRVLKVKSIDE
- a CDS encoding cyclic nucleotide-binding domain-containing protein; the encoded protein is MDISYIKKLNLFQDLNDKELDTVSKLLMIENYPKDHVLFRRGDRGDKLYIISKGAVRISLEIENKKEEALAVLNAGEHFGEMALVDDAPRSADVIIHEDAELLVLSKENFKEISLNHRDIAYKMFWVLLKTISSRLRNSINQTEALIHICMIC
- a CDS encoding isoprenylcysteine carboxylmethyltransferase family protein, whose protein sequence is MHLIGEQGVGIFLFVMLAFQGGTMMVFARRFLQVKPEGRGIVIVENYFNTTILILFIPLIAVSLIIGRYQALDLTHLVITTPWLIYGLEAVGIALIICGTAMIVLGFIALGTTFQPGGFAPRPNDPLVTSGIYSWVRHPLNVGVLSVLLGLALLVQSLFVLILFIVYFILVLRVISIEESHLSETFGEAYLSYSRRVRRLVPFIY
- a CDS encoding DUF4118 domain-containing protein, with protein sequence MKRERIKILFIVVVLIILCLITFYFHKVLNTGTVFTHLFYIPIILSAYWWKRRGLIVALFLSLFLIFSNIFLRDYVSDINDYFRAFMFIIIGIVVMLLSEKIEKANEDLRRSEKALVEAEKLASLGQLAAGIAHEINNPLGVVLMYAHLLQDEAPDEGVREDSRIIVEQADRCKKIVSDLLQFARKNKVLLKPENLYEIAAHCLELTDFPDNIEASVECNCDDPVAEVDDDQIVQLITNIVSNAVDAMPEGGKLTVSVEGDENDVRLAIKDTGVGIEADKVGKIFEPFYTTKQIGKGTGLGLSVSHGIIKMHRGRITVKSNADKESGPTGTEFTIHIPRKGVRE